One window from the genome of Deinococcus arcticus encodes:
- a CDS encoding amino acid ABC transporter permease produces MTLKSRSARPAAGGGNLALWLLGAAVSFLVLFWLITQILRQPFLPPTIRENAALFVEGAQVTLYLTLISGVIGLVLGVLLGLGKMANSPLLASSASLPGRLLRGAVALVCNFLIWIVRGTPLYVQLLFAYYALPEILPPYKALLTWADTLNLIPSIPVMSVFVAAIVALSMNVAAYNAEVIRGGIQGVPRGQGEAARSLGLSTFQAMSTVILPQALRLSLPALVNNIVALLKDSSLAAVIGVTELAKIADQVRSSTFQPIPALAVAACVYLALTTVLTLFTDQLEKRVKIASR; encoded by the coding sequence GTGACTCTGAAATCCCGTTCTGCGCGGCCGGCGGCTGGCGGGGGCAATCTGGCCCTCTGGCTGCTGGGCGCCGCAGTGTCTTTTCTGGTGCTGTTCTGGCTGATCACGCAGATCCTCCGGCAGCCGTTCCTGCCCCCAACCATCCGCGAAAATGCCGCCCTGTTCGTGGAAGGCGCCCAGGTCACGCTGTATCTCACGCTGATCAGTGGCGTGATCGGGCTGGTGCTGGGCGTGCTGCTGGGGCTGGGCAAGATGGCGAACAGTCCCCTGCTGGCCTCGTCAGCCAGCCTGCCGGGCCGGCTGCTGCGCGGCGCCGTGGCCCTGGTGTGCAATTTCCTGATCTGGATTGTCCGGGGCACGCCCCTGTACGTGCAGCTCCTCTTTGCCTACTACGCGCTGCCGGAAATCCTGCCGCCCTACAAGGCGCTGCTCACCTGGGCCGATACCCTGAACCTTATTCCCTCTATTCCGGTCATGTCAGTCTTTGTGGCCGCCATTGTGGCGCTGTCCATGAACGTGGCGGCCTACAACGCCGAGGTGATCCGGGGGGGCATTCAGGGCGTGCCCCGGGGGCAGGGCGAAGCGGCGCGCTCCCTGGGCCTGAGCACCTTTCAGGCCATGTCCACCGTCATTCTGCCGCAGGCCCTGCGCCTGAGCCTACCGGCGCTGGTGAACAACATCGTGGCCCTGCTCAAGGACTCGTCGCTGGCGGCCGTGATTGGCGTCACGGAACTGGCCAAGATTGCCGATCAGGTGCGTTCCTCGACCTTTCAGCCTATTCCGGCGCTGGCGGTGGCGGCCTGCGTGTATCTGGCCCTCACGACGGTGCTGACCCTCTTTACCGACCAGCTGGAAAAGCGGGTCAAGATCGCTTCCCGCTGA
- a CDS encoding ABC transporter substrate-binding protein encodes MKKTLLSIAALTLLASGAQARTWEAIKQSGTIKIATEGAFPPFNVQKGKALTGFEVELAEALAKQLGLKVQWVVQPFDGLLIGLQQDRFDFVIASHGITPERAKAVDFANPHYCTGGTIVSMKGGPRTAADLKGKVVAVQVGTTYLSGVQKLPGVKPLVFPKDTDAQTALMAGRAAAWVGDKFTGLDLVKAQKGKLQQGDMLFSERIGMAVKKGNSGLLKELNAALAKALANGTYAKISNKYFGQDIRCK; translated from the coding sequence ATGAAAAAAACGTTGCTGTCCATCGCGGCCCTGACCCTTCTCGCTTCTGGCGCCCAGGCCCGCACCTGGGAAGCCATCAAGCAGTCCGGCACCATCAAGATTGCCACCGAGGGCGCGTTCCCGCCCTTCAACGTCCAGAAAGGCAAGGCGCTGACCGGCTTTGAAGTGGAACTGGCCGAGGCGCTGGCCAAGCAGCTGGGCCTGAAGGTGCAGTGGGTCGTTCAGCCCTTCGATGGCCTGCTGATTGGGCTGCAGCAGGACCGCTTTGACTTCGTGATTGCCAGCCACGGCATCACCCCGGAGCGCGCCAAGGCCGTGGACTTCGCCAACCCGCACTACTGCACGGGCGGCACCATTGTGAGCATGAAAGGTGGCCCCAGGACGGCCGCCGACCTGAAGGGCAAAGTGGTGGCCGTGCAGGTGGGCACCACCTACCTGTCGGGCGTGCAGAAGCTGCCGGGCGTCAAGCCCCTGGTGTTCCCCAAAGACACCGATGCCCAGACGGCCCTGATGGCGGGCCGCGCCGCTGCCTGGGTGGGCGACAAGTTCACCGGCCTGGACCTGGTCAAGGCGCAGAAGGGCAAGCTGCAGCAGGGCGACATGCTGTTCAGCGAGCGCATTGGCATGGCCGTGAAAAAGGGCAACAGTGGCCTGCTCAAAGAGCTGAACGCCGCGCTGGCCAAGGCCCTGGCCAACGGCACCTACGCCAAGATCAGCAACAAGTACTTTGGGCAGGACATCCGCTGCAAATAA
- a CDS encoding ABC transporter ATP-binding protein — protein MADVVLEHINKRYGTKHHAVKDFNLHIQDREFMVFVGPSGCGKSTTLRMIAGLEDISEGILKIGDRVVNDVPPKDRDIAMVFQNYALYPHMNVYENMAFGLKLRKTPKAEIDRRVREAAKILQIEHLLGRKPKELSGGQRQRVAMGRAIVREPKVFLMDEPLSNLDAKLRVEMRSQISQLHRRLGATIVYVTHDQVEAMTLGNRIVVMRDGVIMQVDTPMNLYDFPQNKFVAGFIGSPSMNFLSGKVVNGEFVIGESRVSAMGRLGQSLKPYEGKDVLMGIRPEHLGMVGMTDIPRGANVLRGQVVVVEPLGAQTDLIIEVAGQNITAKVEGQAHVVPGDAIELVVDQTRLHAFDPTTEMAIDRGTPAGTRGQADTPGLGYEYAPSHATTF, from the coding sequence ATGGCAGACGTTGTTCTGGAGCACATCAACAAGCGCTACGGCACCAAGCACCACGCGGTGAAGGACTTTAACCTGCACATTCAGGACCGCGAATTCATGGTGTTCGTGGGGCCGTCGGGCTGCGGGAAGTCCACCACCCTGCGCATGATCGCGGGCCTGGAAGACATCAGCGAGGGCATTCTGAAAATCGGCGACCGCGTGGTCAACGACGTGCCGCCCAAGGACCGCGACATCGCCATGGTCTTCCAGAACTACGCGCTGTACCCGCACATGAATGTCTACGAGAACATGGCCTTTGGCCTGAAGCTGCGCAAGACCCCCAAGGCCGAGATTGACCGCCGGGTGCGCGAGGCCGCCAAGATTCTGCAGATTGAGCACCTGCTGGGCCGCAAGCCCAAGGAACTGTCGGGCGGGCAGCGCCAGCGCGTGGCGATGGGCCGCGCCATCGTGCGCGAGCCGAAAGTCTTTTTGATGGACGAGCCGCTGTCCAACCTCGACGCCAAGCTGCGCGTGGAGATGCGCTCGCAGATTTCCCAGCTGCACCGCCGTCTGGGCGCCACGATTGTGTACGTGACCCACGATCAGGTGGAAGCCATGACGCTGGGCAACCGCATCGTGGTGATGCGTGACGGCGTGATCATGCAGGTGGACACCCCCATGAACCTCTACGACTTCCCCCAGAACAAGTTCGTGGCGGGCTTTATCGGCAGCCCTTCCATGAACTTCCTGTCTGGCAAGGTCGTGAACGGCGAGTTCGTGATTGGCGAGAGCCGCGTCTCGGCCATGGGCCGCCTGGGCCAGAGCCTCAAGCCCTACGAGGGCAAGGACGTGCTGATGGGCATTCGCCCCGAGCACCTGGGTATGGTGGGCATGACCGATATTCCGCGCGGCGCCAACGTGCTGCGCGGGCAGGTGGTGGTGGTCGAGCCGCTGGGCGCCCAGACGGACCTGATCATCGAGGTGGCGGGCCAGAACATCACGGCCAAGGTGGAAGGGCAGGCCCATGTGGTGCCCGGCGACGCCATTGAGCTGGTGGTGGACCAGACCCGCCTGCACGCCTTTGACCCCACCACGGAAATGGCCATTGACCGGGGCACCCCGGCCGGCACCCGTGGCCAGGCCGATACCCCGGGCCTGGGCTATGAGTACGCGCCCAGTCACGCCACCACGTTCTAG
- a CDS encoding type IV pilus twitching motility protein PilT, with product MTLDELLREMVSRRASDVHLQAGSPPMGRIDGQLVPFGTQPLMPPDTQLLAQALMSPDQWDDFTYRNELDLAYSVSGLGRFRCNVFRQRGAVGMVMRIVSDAIPGFEALGLPADVLRKLAENPRGLILVTGPTGSGKTTTLSSLIDHINRSYAYNIITVEDPIEILHKNKKSIVVQREVGSDTRDFRTALKYAMRQDPDVIMIGEMRDKETVEAALSAAQTGHLVLSTLHTQDAVRSVNRIIDFFPPYERDQVRLQLAESLVGIISQRLLRRADGVGRVLGLEVMLNTPLIQDYIKDEDKTPLIKDALIEDNIRGMHTFDQHLVQLYRNTLITMDEALAAATSPHEVKLMVTRAGAAY from the coding sequence ATGACGCTGGACGAACTGCTGCGCGAAATGGTCTCGCGCCGGGCCTCGGACGTGCACCTGCAGGCGGGCAGCCCGCCCATGGGGCGCATTGACGGTCAGCTGGTGCCCTTTGGCACCCAGCCCCTGATGCCGCCCGATACGCAGCTGCTGGCCCAGGCCCTGATGAGCCCTGACCAGTGGGACGACTTTACCTACCGCAATGAGCTGGACCTCGCCTACAGCGTCTCGGGGCTGGGGCGCTTCCGCTGCAACGTGTTCCGGCAGCGCGGCGCGGTGGGCATGGTCATGCGTATTGTCTCGGACGCCATTCCCGGCTTCGAGGCCCTGGGCCTGCCCGCCGACGTGCTGCGCAAGCTGGCCGAGAACCCGCGCGGCCTGATTCTGGTTACCGGGCCCACCGGCAGCGGCAAGACCACCACGCTCTCCAGCCTGATTGATCACATCAACCGCAGCTACGCCTACAACATCATCACGGTGGAAGATCCCATCGAGATTCTGCACAAGAACAAGAAAAGCATCGTGGTGCAGCGCGAGGTGGGCAGCGACACCCGCGACTTCCGCACCGCCCTGAAATACGCCATGCGCCAGGACCCCGACGTGATCATGATTGGCGAGATGCGCGACAAGGAAACGGTGGAAGCGGCCCTCTCGGCGGCGCAGACCGGCCACCTCGTCCTGAGCACGCTGCACACCCAGGACGCCGTGCGCTCCGTCAACCGCATCATTGATTTCTTCCCGCCCTACGAGCGCGATCAGGTGCGGCTGCAGCTGGCCGAATCGCTGGTGGGGATCATCAGCCAGCGCCTGCTGCGCCGCGCCGACGGGGTGGGCCGGGTGCTGGGCCTGGAAGTCATGCTGAACACGCCCCTGATCCAGGACTACATCAAGGACGAGGACAAGACCCCGCTGATCAAGGACGCCCTGATCGAGGACAACATTCGCGGCATGCACACCTTCGACCAGCATCTGGTGCAGCTGTACCGCAACACGCTGATCACCATGGACGAGGCGCTGGCGGCGGCCACCAGCCCGCACGAGGTGAAGCTGATGGTCACGCGGGCGGGCGCGGCGTACTAA
- the panC gene encoding pantoate--beta-alanine ligase yields the protein MSNAPRLLTTPAELRAARASGPVALVPTMGYLHEGHAALIQGARRLVPGGQVVVSVFVNPLQFGAGEDLGRYPRDLPRDLEIAGAAGADVLFHPAPDTMYPAGFATQVSVGGVSEGLDGAARPGHFTGVATVVLKLFNLVQPQYALFGEKDWQQLAVIRRMVTDLNVPVEVRGVPTVRESSGLALSSRNSYLTEAQRAQAVILSQALRAVQAAYAGGERKTATLEAAGHALLDAHPDVTLDYLNVVNGDMQTGEMVDNSPMNRVLVAARMFGVRLIDNMPLAASGEGGA from the coding sequence GTGAGTAATGCCCCCCGGCTGCTGACCACCCCCGCCGAACTGCGCGCCGCGCGCGCCAGTGGTCCGGTGGCCCTGGTGCCCACCATGGGCTACCTGCACGAGGGCCACGCGGCGCTGATTCAGGGGGCGCGCCGCCTTGTGCCCGGCGGGCAGGTGGTGGTGAGCGTGTTCGTAAACCCCCTGCAGTTTGGCGCTGGCGAGGACCTGGGCCGCTACCCCCGCGACCTGCCGCGCGACCTGGAGATCGCCGGGGCAGCGGGCGCGGACGTGCTGTTTCATCCCGCGCCCGACACCATGTATCCGGCGGGCTTTGCCACCCAGGTCAGCGTGGGCGGCGTCAGCGAGGGGCTGGACGGCGCCGCGCGCCCCGGGCACTTTACTGGCGTGGCCACGGTGGTCCTGAAGCTGTTCAATCTGGTGCAGCCGCAGTACGCCCTGTTTGGGGAAAAAGACTGGCAGCAGCTGGCGGTGATCCGGCGCATGGTCACGGACCTGAATGTGCCTGTCGAGGTCCGTGGCGTGCCTACCGTGCGCGAAAGTTCGGGCCTGGCCCTGAGCAGCCGCAACAGCTACCTGACCGAAGCGCAGCGGGCGCAGGCCGTCATTCTTTCGCAGGCGCTGCGGGCCGTGCAGGCTGCCTACGCCGGGGGCGAGCGCAAGACGGCAACCCTGGAGGCCGCCGGCCACGCGCTCCTCGACGCGCACCCGGACGTGACCCTGGACTATCTGAACGTGGTGAACGGTGATATGCAAACTGGCGAAATGGTGGACAATAGTCCCATGAACCGCGTCCTTGTGGCCGCCCGGATGTTCGGGGTGCGCCTGATTGACAACATGCCTCTGGCCGCTTCCGGGGAGGGCGGGGCATGA
- a CDS encoding phage holin family protein, whose protein sequence is MGFLVRLLVSALALYLLTRVYSGVSFVPGADLGSILIAAVVMGVVNALVRPVLLLLSLPVNLLTLGLFTLVVNGIVLWLVAAASALNVAGFGAAVIGALILGVISWMLDAAVRALGLDGQRE, encoded by the coding sequence ATGGGCTTTCTCGTTCGGCTGCTCGTCAGCGCGCTGGCGCTGTACCTGCTGACCCGGGTCTACAGCGGGGTCAGTTTTGTGCCCGGCGCGGACCTGGGCAGCATCCTGATTGCCGCTGTGGTCATGGGCGTGGTGAACGCGCTGGTGCGCCCGGTGCTGCTGCTGCTGTCGCTGCCGGTGAACCTGCTGACGCTGGGCCTGTTCACGCTGGTGGTCAACGGCATCGTGCTGTGGCTGGTGGCGGCGGCCAGCGCGCTGAACGTGGCGGGGTTTGGGGCCGCCGTGATTGGGGCCCTGATTCTGGGCGTCATTTCCTGGATGCTGGACGCTGCAGTGCGGGCCCTGGGGCTGGACGGCCAGCGTGAGTAA
- a CDS encoding eCIS core domain-containing protein, whose protein sequence is MFERPSRSRSPRARLQPLPHLGPQTQGSAFQDPAFEAPAAALPTPTSPACRATPAAAQRAQVAPALQAAALLAADQRAQTALAAAVQRAQAQVTQARAALAAAGAAPLSLSAWQRQTPPPAPTSPTLLPPTQRAALTVQAVGEVGAAYGQFAPYVPATERAAHALGAVQRHVQAGADQNTLLAALQRQAAQEPFGAQAYAAALQRVQAQDAALQRALQAHALQGEHATRSQNLSALDGQRRAQALQTVSARVQARRGGGEALPAAVQRHLELGLNADLSRVRVHTDSEAAGLTAGLQAKAFTSGADIYFAPGQYDPHSAGGLELLAHEVTHVVQQAQGRVAPGLDPDTGLEQEAQQTGRRLAAIGGPGGAPSTASPHPAAQVAAGTVQAGTVQRALVHEAHGSAVTDQDKAAAKTFFASYDAAVQAAHTNVLSIPSLGGLVALNGYTALWKARWDDYLQYGAADLMHAAFGYVIESYVSHDHSGFKPAAPDGYAVSTQVAAGSTRPDLVLSDKAGRQVAWLDITAANSAGHIHQKAGGWNFNHLSVAETVYPSAGAATWTTMKANKDNVGSISASQLKKQLKRAKREHERLKASWHMFGLRHLRRPLLKPRLSEVDKLRPERLRNFFTSYLKKIFQVSDLTPEMACNVLAAMNMDVKAWGFQTGFSASTQAGETWLSAHELPNLSGASDEAPDEEAEHSTKRRKTASDA, encoded by the coding sequence ATGTTCGAGCGCCCGTCCCGTTCCCGTTCGCCCCGCGCCCGCCTCCAGCCGCTCCCTCACCTCGGGCCGCAAACCCAGGGCTCAGCGTTCCAGGACCCGGCATTCGAGGCCCCGGCCGCTGCGCTCCCCACCCCCACGTCACCCGCGTGCCGGGCCACCCCAGCTGCCGCGCAACGGGCGCAGGTGGCCCCGGCGCTGCAGGCGGCTGCCCTGCTGGCCGCCGATCAGCGCGCACAGACTGCGTTGGCCGCAGCGGTGCAGCGGGCCCAGGCGCAGGTGACCCAGGCCCGCGCCGCCCTGGCCGCCGCCGGGGCCGCGCCCCTGAGCCTGAGCGCGTGGCAGCGGCAGACCCCTCCCCCGGCGCCCACCTCACCCACACTGCTGCCCCCCACGCAGCGCGCCGCCCTTACCGTGCAGGCCGTGGGCGAGGTGGGCGCGGCCTACGGGCAGTTTGCGCCCTACGTGCCGGCCACCGAACGCGCCGCCCACGCACTGGGGGCGGTGCAGCGCCACGTGCAGGCCGGAGCTGACCAGAACACGCTGCTGGCGGCGCTGCAGCGGCAGGCCGCGCAGGAACCGTTTGGGGCGCAGGCGTACGCGGCGGCCCTGCAGCGCGTTCAGGCCCAGGATGCGGCGCTGCAGCGGGCCCTTCAGGCCCACGCCCTGCAGGGCGAACACGCCACGCGCAGCCAGAATCTCAGCGCCCTGGACGGGCAGCGGCGTGCCCAGGCGTTGCAGACCGTGAGCGCGCGGGTCCAGGCCCGCCGGGGCGGGGGCGAGGCCCTGCCCGCCGCCGTGCAGCGCCACCTGGAACTGGGCCTGAATGCCGACCTGTCGCGCGTGCGGGTGCATACGGACAGCGAGGCGGCGGGGTTGACGGCTGGCCTGCAGGCCAAGGCATTCACCAGCGGCGCCGACATCTACTTTGCCCCCGGCCAGTACGACCCGCACAGCGCCGGCGGCCTGGAACTGCTGGCCCACGAAGTCACCCATGTGGTGCAGCAGGCGCAGGGACGGGTGGCGCCGGGGCTGGACCCCGACACCGGACTGGAACAGGAAGCGCAGCAGACGGGCCGGCGGCTGGCGGCAATCGGCGGGCCGGGCGGCGCGCCCAGCACTGCTTCCCCGCACCCAGCGGCTCAGGTCGCGGCCGGCACGGTACAGGCTGGGACGGTGCAGCGCGCCCTGGTTCATGAAGCGCACGGCAGCGCCGTCACAGACCAGGACAAGGCCGCCGCCAAGACCTTTTTCGCCAGCTACGACGCGGCTGTCCAGGCGGCCCACACCAATGTGCTCAGCATTCCCAGCCTGGGCGGACTGGTGGCCCTCAACGGGTACACGGCCCTGTGGAAGGCGCGCTGGGACGATTATCTGCAATACGGCGCCGCCGACCTGATGCACGCGGCATTCGGCTACGTCATTGAGTCCTATGTCAGCCACGACCACAGCGGCTTCAAACCGGCGGCGCCGGACGGCTACGCCGTTTCCACCCAGGTGGCCGCCGGCAGCACCCGGCCCGACCTGGTGCTCAGCGACAAGGCCGGACGGCAGGTGGCGTGGCTGGACATTACGGCCGCCAACAGCGCCGGGCATATTCATCAGAAGGCGGGGGGGTGGAACTTCAATCACCTCAGCGTGGCCGAAACGGTCTATCCGTCAGCAGGCGCTGCCACCTGGACCACCATGAAAGCCAACAAGGACAATGTGGGTTCTATCTCGGCCAGTCAACTGAAAAAACAGCTGAAACGGGCCAAGCGGGAACACGAGCGCCTCAAAGCCAGCTGGCATATGTTTGGCCTGAGGCATCTGCGCCGGCCCCTCCTGAAGCCCCGGCTGAGCGAGGTCGACAAACTCCGGCCTGAACGTCTGCGGAACTTCTTCACGTCGTATCTCAAGAAGATCTTTCAGGTCAGCGACCTGACGCCAGAGATGGCCTGCAACGTGCTGGCGGCCATGAACATGGACGTCAAAGCCTGGGGCTTCCAGACCGGGTTTTCCGCCTCCACACAGGCCGGCGAAACGTGGCTCAGCGCCCACGAACTGCCCAATCTCTCGGGCGCCAGCGATGAGGCGCCGGACGAGGAAGCGGAACACAGCACGAAGCGCCGCAAGACCGCCTCAGACGCCTGA
- the purB gene encoding adenylosuccinate lyase — MIDRYLTPEMKALWSEASKYRAWLRVELAAMGAQARHGEVPQAAFEALTERSGADPLDEAFAQKVAEIEAVTRHDIVAFTRALTERYGEEARFIHHGLTSTDVVDTAQNLLLDEALGLIITDVEALREVCRTQAVAHKHTPTVGRTHGIHAEPMTFGLKFLNWMATLDRDLERLHAARKRVQVVMLSGSVGTYAHVSPRVEEEVAHGWGWQPAPVTNQTLARDRHAEVLCALAILGTTLERIAVEIRHLQRSEVREAMEPFGKGQTGSSSMPHKKNPILTENVTGFARLLRGFLTTGLENVALWHERDISHSSAERVILPDATASASYATRRLTGVLRDLVVFPERMQRNLNDLGGLVYSQRVLHALIDEKGMSRETAYGLVQRSALRSWETGEGLRDLLKADPENTLSDAELDAAFDLNWYLRHVNDIYARFGL; from the coding sequence GTGATTGACCGTTATCTGACCCCGGAGATGAAAGCGCTGTGGAGCGAGGCCAGCAAATACCGCGCGTGGCTGCGTGTAGAACTGGCGGCCATGGGGGCGCAGGCCCGGCACGGCGAGGTGCCCCAGGCGGCGTTCGAGGCCCTGACCGAGCGCAGTGGAGCCGATCCCCTGGACGAGGCCTTTGCCCAGAAGGTGGCTGAGATTGAGGCCGTCACCCGGCACGACATCGTGGCCTTTACCCGCGCCCTGACGGAACGCTACGGAGAAGAGGCGCGCTTCATTCACCACGGCCTGACCAGCACCGATGTGGTGGATACCGCGCAGAACCTGCTGCTGGACGAGGCCCTGGGCCTGATCATCACCGACGTGGAGGCCCTGCGGGAAGTGTGCCGCACCCAGGCAGTGGCCCACAAGCACACGCCCACCGTGGGCCGCACCCACGGCATCCACGCCGAGCCCATGACCTTTGGCCTGAAGTTCCTGAACTGGATGGCCACCCTGGACCGCGACCTGGAGCGGCTGCACGCGGCCCGAAAGCGGGTGCAGGTGGTGATGCTGTCGGGTTCGGTGGGCACCTACGCGCACGTCTCGCCGCGCGTGGAAGAGGAGGTGGCCCACGGCTGGGGCTGGCAGCCTGCCCCGGTGACCAACCAGACCCTGGCCCGCGACCGCCACGCCGAGGTGCTCTGCGCCCTGGCGATTCTGGGCACCACTCTGGAACGGATTGCGGTGGAAATCCGGCACCTGCAGCGCAGCGAGGTGCGTGAAGCCATGGAACCCTTTGGCAAGGGCCAGACCGGCAGTTCCTCCATGCCGCACAAGAAAAACCCCATCCTGACCGAGAACGTGACCGGCTTTGCGCGGCTGCTGCGCGGCTTTCTGACCACCGGGCTGGAAAACGTGGCCCTGTGGCACGAACGTGACATCAGCCATTCCAGCGCCGAGCGCGTGATTCTGCCCGACGCCACGGCGAGCGCCAGCTACGCGACCCGCCGCCTGACGGGCGTGCTGCGTGACCTCGTGGTGTTCCCCGAGCGCATGCAGCGCAACCTGAACGACCTGGGCGGGCTGGTGTACAGCCAGCGCGTGCTGCACGCCCTGATTGACGAGAAGGGCATGTCGCGTGAAACGGCCTACGGCCTGGTACAGCGCAGCGCCCTGCGGTCCTGGGAGACCGGTGAGGGCCTGCGCGACCTGCTGAAAGCCGACCCTGAAAACACCCTCAGCGACGCCGAACTGGACGCCGCGTTCGATCTGAACTGGTATCTGCGCCACGTGAACGACATTTACGCCCGCTTCGGGCTGTAA